GATGAAAAGTTTTTTGTTATGCAAGCTaaactccataaaaatcctgaAACTGAAAGgagaattgaagttttgagcTTACTTGGTGGGGAAAAGAGATGTGCTTTGGATGAGTTTTGGAGATTCTTTGATTTCCCACTGGGTGAGAGCTCTATGCATCTGCAAGTATTCGTCAGGAGCATCATAATGCTTCTTACTTTTCTACATAAATCGTTCTCTGTTTCTTGAAACTTGGAAGTTGTTTTTCAGTTTTGGCAAATAGGAGGCACAAACAAGCATTTTTTATTACAAGTGAAGACAAAAAACTAGGGGAATCGAGGGGGAAAAaacacaagaagaaaaatgatatGTCCTAAATAATTTCAATTGCATACTATTGCTCTGTGTCCatcttttaaataaaaaaattttagttatatcgtttttcaaaaattgaaaaaaataaaaagagtaTAAAGCTCTATATAGTAAATCATTAATTGCGAAAAAGGCTAGCTATTAATTGGTTGTTGGTTTATaacttttttgtgtttttgcTTATCAAGCAAGTTTTCTTTTCCCGTGGTTTAAACAAGATGTATTTCACGACAAATTACATGTACAATTTTAGAACAAATACATCATATTTTGTTACTTTTTATATGAGTTCGTCTATAATAGTTGTGTTACAATTACATGACATTCTCTAAATcttatattttaaaactatGCTTTATTGACATATTTTGGACCGTGTTAACGGTTAGGAACAGTTTTCCTTACCcaaaattgaaaggaaaaatgttATTACTTGTACAATTTGGTAagaaatattttatattttgttactGTTGTATGAAAATTGTGTAACATTCTCTAAATTGtacattttaaaattattctTTGTTAGCATATTTTGGGCCATAAACAGTAAAAACGGTTTTCCTTACCAAAAATCAGAAGGGGGAAACAAAAAAAACTGCCTTTGTCTTCTCTATCCTTACCCTTTGTGTAATGTCAAAACAGTTTTAAAAAGTTTCCTGTATAGAGACTCTCCAAAATATATCATTAAACAGGAGGATATGTACTAGAACTGAACCAAGTTACAGAAACACAGAAAAACAGAAGTTACTGCATCAGTAATACAGGTACTAAGAAACGTTTGTTCCTCACCTACTCTAAATTTTGAGCATCAACTACTAAGTGCCAATATATCTAAGAAATTACATTTGAATCGGTAAAACAAGCCATCCAATCGATGATGATGCGAACAAATATCGatcaaaaaattttcagaaCTCTGTCAAAAATTCTGGAATGGCAAAACATGAAACACAGGGTCCTCCCTAGACATGAGGAGTATCATAATGCTGCCATCACGGTTGACCTTGCAGCTTCCTTCCTCATCTCTGCAGCTTTGCCACTTCCTCGGAAATACTCGTACACTTGCTGTATTTCATATTAAAGCAACAAAACAATTCCTCAGATGATACCAACCTACACAGAGAAGCTGCAAACAGGAGCAATCAACTAACCTGAATGACCCATATGCTGATCAGTGATTCAATTGCGAAAAAAGCAAATCCAATAAAGTAAAATATCTGCACGGAAATCTCAGAAGGCGTCAAATAATCTCTCTAGATGGTCAGCTCTTTCTACTTCATCAAAGCTCAGCATCTAACAACAGCAAACTCAAATTGATGAATGCATAGAACCAAAATCTATCAACTAATAATGATTTTTATTGTTCTTTCCTTCAGATATGATGACCATTTTCTGCACTCAAGACAAATGCAATCAGAATACATACCCCCACCAACACATTCGAACTTAAAACTTCAATAGCAGGCAAGATTCCACTGTAAACACAAAGCAAACAGGAGACAAGAGCATTAGTAGCGGAATAGAAACTGTTAACCAACATgtataaacaaagaaaatagcTAGAAAAGAATTTATGCACTTTCTGCCCATTGGTCAAATCACGTACACAGATATCTTAATCCAACTCCCCCATCAGCCAAATAATGTGTTTGCTAATGAAATATAATGATGATAAAAATGTAATTCAAACCAAATAAGATGAGAAACTTACGTCAGAGATTTCCCCTTGAAAAAGAGTGGAGGCGCAACAGCAGCAACAATGCAGAAGCCAATGTGGAACTGATTTAAAGAAAACAAAGCTTAAAATGAGAATATATGAGATAAAGCCAAAGTAGAATACATAAGATGAAGTCAAATTGAGGATACATACCGCGTAACACAAGAAAAACCATCCAAACTTCAGGGCACTATCTGTCCTGCAAAGACAAACAAATGAAATTCTGTAGAGCATGTCACATggaaaaaacataaaaagacagCAGAAAAAAATTGATCACAGAAGAACATAAACCGTGCACATGCATATTCTAAATacaaaaccaaacaaaatatTCATATCTGTTTAAATCAGCTCCTCTACAAGAGCTTAGACAAAATAATGGACCATATTTAGGACACATGTTACTATAACCACATAATcaatattattatatttttattttgacaaatcCATGCACCACTTTGCTCAAGGAGGACAAGATAGAaccataaaaaaaattgaaaaaaaaatcaatacttAATCAGTAATCTTCAAATGAAAATGCTTGTTTGTGGTGCTAAGATTATATTGTCTAACTAAGCAGTTGTACCAGATTCTGTCATTGAGTAAAAACCACTGGGCAGTGCAGATTAGAGAAAAAAGAGTGCAGAGTACCTCATTGCACGATAGAGAGGACGATACCACAACACATAGGCTCCTGGAACGCCGGAGATAAAATATATAATAGCAAGAAACCAGATTGTCGGACCTAATACAGAAAGAGGATAAAAAGTAAGAAAGGTGATATAGTATTCAAAAGATTTACTTGGTTGCTAATGGCTGAGGTATGAggctgcaaaattttttttagcacCAACCTTCGCCTTTGATCCAAGCTAAGGTAACTGCCATGATGTTCCATAGAAGACAGCCAACCAAACCTGCATATGATAAATTCCAACAATTTTATCCATCAAAAACTATTACAAATACGTCCACACCATGCTATTCAATTGGCATAAGACAAAGTACAAATTTCTTTAAACAATCTTTATTCAAATAATCTAGAAAATGTATTCTTTATTCAAATTAAAAAGTGATCATCAATACCCTGTAATAACTTTGCAGTGtgcaaaaaataaaatccaGACCAACTTTCAATTTCGTACTCTTTCTGAGCAAAAACTATCATGACAACTGCAGTAACCTTTACTCCAAAAGGAAAATGGGGGATGATTGatgcaaaaaggggaaaaaaaaagtttctgtAAGTGTTGGCGCATTAATCACAATACTCCTCTAACTGGTAACACAAAGCTATGAAGTTTCACATGCAAAAGAGAACTTTATTTCTAAAGATGAACATCCAAGCAAATTTAAAGAGGCTATTCACTAAGGTAAAATATCATCTGAGAGACATCTACAGTTGGTATTCCCTTTGAAGTATATCCTACTAATGACTTATATAAAACCTTAACATTCTAGCTGGATAATTATTATACTGCCCAATAAGCAATGGCTTGAGGACAAACTAATTTCCAAGTAAACAGAACCACAACAATTTTACAGTTCAGTTATTTGCATAGATGGGGATAGAAGATTTACTTTTGGGGGCCATAATATTTTTGTCTAGCAtgctaaaaaatttttaatgaaTATTTGAGGGGCGGGGGCACCTTTATATTCTCAATGACTTCTTTAAGAATTTTCAACAATTAAGCGAGAAAAGTATAATTTTCTGCATCTTGGGGAGCCTGGGTAGAGAGGTCTGTATGTCAGTTTTCCAGCATCCAAACGGATCTTGAGCATCGAAGTCTTTAATTCTGATGTTGGTGACCAACAAAATGCACAGAAATTTACTCAATATTCAGAGAACCCTGCTGAGCTTTCTAAGAACACCACTACAAAATTACAATATGAGCATACCTATATGGTCTAAAACAGCAGATATAATAGTGAAATAATCTATCAAAAGCAGAGCTATAAGTGCGACAAGTATAGAATACAACATTTGGAAATAAAAACATAAAATCCTAATATAGGAGGGGCAATCCCAGAGGGTTGAATCAGAAGAAGGCATGAGTGAAAAGCCAAAAATTTGGACCCTGTGGACATACCCAGGAATGTTGTAAATGCAACATATTGCAATTTCTGAAGATGGATAGGAATTTCATTTGCAATGTCATGATGAATAATAGGAAAAAATGGTGGCCAGTTCTTTTCTTCTATAACCACTCCAGCTGCCAAAAGCAAATTTAGACATTGTCAAATGCTCGCAGTCTGGTACAGAATAAATCAATCATTCTGCtgctaaagaagaaaaatatgaaTGATGAGAATTACCTCGAGCTACAGCATCTTCCCTCCTTTTCAATTCCTACAAATgataaaaaatactaaattttaATGTATTAAAATGATGAAATGCCAGAAAGCATGCAGAGTTAACCACATTTCCGAAACAGAGTTGGACAGGAATATGGAATTAATCAATGCTACTAATAATGTCTAAAATCCACCAAATAGAGTTGGGGAATGTTTAGATCTTCCACATAAGTTACAAGTAGGCACTGCAATGCTATAAATTTCTTTACAATTTCATCTTGACATACATGCAGTAAATCCTGTAGAAATTTTCCTAGTACCTTCTTGCATATGGTGAATACAGATAAGTGATAGAAAAGATAAAAGGACCACATCATTCCATGAGACTCCTTTACTGGGGAATGACAAAGTTTGGTGGATATATTATCAATCTTGCAGGCAAAGGAACTATTTCCGTATCTGAACCTTAGAATCTTAAGTCACCGAAATGCAGTGACCGTCATACTGTACCAAGACTTACACTACAAAATAGCATAAAAAGACTTGTTCTCATGTCCATTTGCTCTGTCTCCATGGTTATATTTCTTCAATATACATGTGACAGCGATCTGTATCTTTTTTGAGTTAGAAACTTATGTTGCACAAGCACTAGCGCCATGAATCAATTAAGCTGTCTTTTATTAGTAGAAGGTACCAACTTAATTGGAATTTTGGAAGGATTTTTGGCTGAAGCATATTATAGATTTCTCGTTTATTTACATTTTGAATCAAAATGAT
Above is a genomic segment from Coffea eugenioides isolate CCC68of chromosome 5, Ceug_1.0, whole genome shotgun sequence containing:
- the LOC113772088 gene encoding secretory carrier-associated membrane protein 1-like isoform X1 gives rise to the protein MAGRYDSNPFAEEEVNPFADNGARGKGQSNYGGGAFYMTNPGSVAPANSKLSPLPHEPAATVDIPLDSSKDLKKLEKELQAKEAELKKREQELKRREDAVARAGVVIEEKNWPPFFPIIHHDIANEIPIHLQKLQYVAFTTFLGLVGCLLWNIMAVTLAWIKGEGPTIWFLAIIYFISGVPGAYVLWYRPLYRAMRTDSALKFGWFFLCYAFHIGFCIVAAVAPPLFFKGKSLTGILPAIEVLSSNVLVGIFYFIGFAFFAIESLISIWVIQQVYEYFRGSGKAAEMRKEAARSTVMAAL
- the LOC113772088 gene encoding secretory carrier-associated membrane protein 1-like isoform X2; amino-acid sequence: MAGRYDSNPFAEEEVNPFANPGSVAPANSKLSPLPHEPAATVDIPLDSSKDLKKLEKELQAKEAELKKREQELKRREDAVARAGVVIEEKNWPPFFPIIHHDIANEIPIHLQKLQYVAFTTFLGLVGCLLWNIMAVTLAWIKGEGPTIWFLAIIYFISGVPGAYVLWYRPLYRAMRTDSALKFGWFFLCYAFHIGFCIVAAVAPPLFFKGKSLTGILPAIEVLSSNVLVGIFYFIGFAFFAIESLISIWVIQQVYEYFRGSGKAAEMRKEAARSTVMAAL